One stretch of Pseudomonas azotoformans DNA includes these proteins:
- a CDS encoding DEAD/DEAH box helicase: MPLTSSLTKPLAPSWANRFKEQSLERGRRYALENRVRIVESGDSTIIASCEGSGGNVYRQTISLRESAKGTLILVDSRCTCPVHTNCKHIAAVLLKVQETLAFPAAAQDAELLEKLQAVLENRAVLPQVVMEDVVPVPRLWMASVEFSAFEPRNGKMQRYIQHRAALSFNYLGNYVSGQKNADIIVRQDTQSLRIKRHPELEQPYREQLRLLGFKIATRQSKALPESAGELFEMVNDSAWLTFTLNATPTLRAEGWELLIDDDFGFDLSAVDDWYATVDEGPERDWFDLELGIIVNGERLSLLPILLNLMRSHTEILNPEKLARRRDDELILVNIPGLPNGHGPIQVALPYGRLKPVLATLGEFYLQEADATTLRLAKADAIRLNPLEDLPLQWEGGEKIRNFAQRLRDIKDFSCVAPEGLNATLRPYQLEGLSWMQSLRQLDVGGILADDMGLGKTLQTLAHILSEKNAGRLDRPCMVVMPTSLIPNWLDEAAHFTPQLKVVALYGAARKKHFANLQDYDLLLTTYALLPKDIEQLKALPLHVLILDEAQYIKNPSSKAAQAARELNARQRLCLSGTPLENHLGELWSLFHFLLPGWLGDVKSFNRDYRVPIEKRASDVRLQHLNGRIKPFLLRRTKEQVATELPPKTEIIHWVDLNEAQRDVYETMRLAMDKKVRDEITRKGVARSQIIILEALLKLRQVCCDLRLVNDATLPARGSTSGKLDSLMEMLEELFEEGRRILLFSQFTSMLSLIEAELKQRGVAYALLTGQTRDRRTPVKDFQSGKLQIFLISLKAGGVGLNLTEADTVIHYDPWWNPATENQATDRAYRIGQEKPVFVYKMIARGTVEEKIQHLQKEKSDLAAGVLDGRTTGDWQLGNEDIEALFAPLPNKQEKR; this comes from the coding sequence ATGCCCCTGACGTCGTCGCTGACCAAACCCCTGGCCCCTTCGTGGGCCAATCGCTTTAAAGAGCAGAGCCTTGAGCGAGGGCGGCGCTATGCCCTGGAGAACCGGGTGCGCATCGTCGAATCCGGCGACAGCACCATCATTGCCAGTTGCGAAGGCTCAGGCGGCAACGTCTACCGGCAGACCATTTCGCTGCGCGAATCGGCCAAGGGCACGCTGATCCTGGTGGACAGCCGCTGCACTTGCCCGGTGCACACCAACTGCAAACACATCGCGGCGGTACTGCTCAAGGTCCAGGAAACCCTGGCCTTCCCTGCTGCGGCCCAGGACGCCGAGCTGCTGGAAAAGCTCCAGGCAGTCCTGGAAAACCGCGCAGTGCTGCCACAGGTGGTCATGGAGGACGTGGTGCCCGTGCCACGCCTGTGGATGGCCAGCGTAGAGTTCAGCGCGTTCGAACCGCGCAACGGCAAGATGCAGCGCTATATCCAGCATCGGGCGGCGCTGTCGTTCAACTATTTGGGCAACTATGTCAGCGGGCAGAAAAACGCCGACATCATCGTGCGCCAGGACACCCAGAGCCTGCGCATCAAGCGCCATCCCGAGCTGGAACAGCCGTACCGCGAGCAACTGCGCCTGTTGGGTTTCAAGATCGCCACGCGCCAGAGCAAGGCCCTGCCGGAAAGCGCCGGCGAGCTGTTCGAGATGGTCAATGACAGTGCCTGGCTGACCTTTACCCTCAATGCCACACCGACCTTGCGGGCCGAGGGCTGGGAGCTGCTGATCGATGATGATTTCGGCTTCGACCTGAGCGCCGTCGATGACTGGTATGCCACGGTTGATGAAGGGCCGGAGCGCGACTGGTTCGACCTGGAGCTGGGGATCATCGTCAACGGCGAGCGCCTGAGCCTGTTGCCGATCCTGCTGAACCTGATGCGCTCCCACACCGAGATCCTCAACCCGGAGAAACTGGCGCGGCGCCGCGATGATGAGCTGATCCTGGTGAATATCCCTGGCCTGCCCAATGGGCACGGCCCCATACAAGTTGCGCTGCCCTATGGCCGACTCAAACCGGTACTGGCCACCCTCGGTGAGTTTTATCTACAGGAAGCCGACGCCACCACGCTGCGCCTGGCCAAGGCCGATGCGATCCGCCTTAACCCGTTGGAAGACCTGCCGCTGCAATGGGAAGGCGGCGAGAAGATCCGTAACTTCGCCCAGCGCCTGAGGGACATCAAGGATTTCAGCTGCGTGGCGCCCGAAGGGCTGAACGCGACCTTGCGTCCGTACCAACTGGAAGGCTTGAGCTGGATGCAGTCGCTGCGCCAGCTCGATGTGGGCGGGATACTGGCGGATGACATGGGGCTGGGCAAGACCTTACAGACCCTGGCGCATATTCTCAGTGAAAAAAACGCCGGGCGCCTGGATCGCCCCTGCATGGTGGTAATGCCCACCAGCCTGATTCCCAACTGGCTGGATGAAGCGGCGCACTTCACGCCACAACTCAAAGTGGTGGCGTTGTATGGCGCGGCCCGCAAGAAACATTTTGCGAACCTGCAGGACTACGACCTGCTCCTGACCACCTACGCCTTGCTGCCCAAGGACATCGAACAGCTCAAGGCGCTGCCCCTGCATGTGCTGATCCTCGATGAAGCCCAGTACATCAAGAACCCGTCCAGCAAGGCGGCCCAGGCGGCACGCGAACTGAATGCGCGGCAGCGCCTGTGCCTGAGCGGTACGCCGCTGGAAAACCATCTGGGTGAGCTGTGGTCATTGTTCCACTTCCTGCTGCCGGGCTGGCTGGGTGACGTAAAAAGCTTCAACCGCGATTACCGCGTGCCCATCGAAAAGCGCGCCAGCGACGTACGACTGCAGCACCTCAACGGTCGGATCAAACCCTTCCTGCTGCGCCGTACCAAGGAACAGGTGGCCACGGAGCTGCCGCCCAAGACCGAGATCATCCATTGGGTCGACCTCAACGAGGCCCAGCGCGACGTGTACGAAACCATGCGCCTGGCCATGGACAAGAAAGTACGCGACGAGATCACCCGCAAGGGCGTGGCACGCAGCCAGATCATCATTCTTGAGGCGCTGCTCAAGCTGCGCCAGGTGTGCTGCGACTTGCGCCTGGTCAACGACGCCACCCTGCCCGCCCGCGGCAGCACGTCGGGCAAGCTCGATAGCTTGATGGAAATGCTTGAGGAGTTGTTTGAGGAAGGTCGGCGGATCCTGCTGTTTTCACAGTTCACCTCGATGCTAAGCCTGATCGAAGCCGAGCTGAAACAGCGCGGTGTTGCCTACGCCTTGTTGACCGGCCAGACGCGGGATCGACGCACGCCGGTGAAGGACTTCCAGAGCGGCAAGCTGCAGATTTTCCTGATCAGCCTGAAGGCCGGCGGTGTGGGCTTGAACCTGACCGAAGCCGATACGGTGATCCACTATGACCCCTGGTGGAACCCGGCGACGGAGAACCAGGCGACTGACCGTGCGTATCGCATCGGGCAGGAAAAGCCGGTATTCGTCTACAAGATGATTGCCCGGGGCACGGTGGAGGAGAAAATCCAGCACCTGCAAAAGGAAAAGTCCGACCTGGCGGCCGGTGTGCTGGATGGCCGTACGACCGGGGATTGGCAGTTGGGCAACGAGGATATCGAAGCGCTGTTTGCGCCGTTGCCCAACAAGCAAGAGAAGCGCTGA
- a CDS encoding CsiV family protein yields MRLFRMLSLLLVVVAPAAFADSPYQVEMILVRQNAEPAINSRAAPENWDAGAARLGDRLSPPRLSNIVDKLRADSTYTVLLHKAWEQNLGEQPVKVAITDGQEQFGQFPIEGVLSLQLGRFTDIDANFWINQFDANGSVIASEHLSQTDVRTKNNQLNYLDGGHLALLIKITSLTAKPPSAPPPDLQD; encoded by the coding sequence ATGCGCCTGTTCCGCATGTTGAGCCTGTTGTTGGTGGTCGTGGCACCTGCGGCGTTCGCCGACAGCCCGTACCAGGTGGAAATGATCCTGGTGCGCCAGAACGCTGAACCGGCGATCAACAGCCGCGCCGCCCCGGAAAACTGGGATGCTGGCGCTGCGCGCCTGGGCGACCGGCTGAGCCCGCCGCGCCTGTCCAACATTGTCGATAAGCTGCGCGCCGACTCCACCTATACGGTGCTGCTGCATAAGGCCTGGGAACAGAACCTGGGCGAGCAGCCTGTCAAAGTCGCCATCACCGACGGCCAGGAGCAGTTCGGCCAGTTTCCGATCGAGGGCGTGCTGAGCCTGCAACTGGGGCGTTTTACCGATATCGATGCGAACTTCTGGATCAACCAGTTCGACGCCAACGGCAGCGTGATCGCCAGCGAACACCTGAGCCAGACCGACGTGCGCACCAAGAACAACCAGCTCAACTACCTGGACGGCGGCCACCTGGCGTTGCTGATCAAGATCACCTCGCTGACCGCCAAGCCCCCCAGCGCACCACCGCCCGACCTCCAGGACTGA